The Candidatus Omnitrophota bacterium genome includes a window with the following:
- the hpt gene encoding hypoxanthine phosphoribosyltransferase, which produces MTPPIKEILISRAELQQRVAALAEEIDRAYAGEELVLISVLKGSIVFLSDLMKELHLDVEIGFLYLSSYRGKTSPQGGVQEYLLPFPEIAGRHALLVEDILDTGASLAYAWDRCLAKHPRSLKTCVLLVKEGAEKEGVPKADFRGFDIPNVFVVGYGLDYKEKYRQLPCIAVPDMGK; this is translated from the coding sequence ATGACGCCGCCCATCAAGGAAATACTTATTTCCCGCGCCGAATTGCAACAACGCGTCGCCGCTCTGGCGGAGGAGATCGACCGCGCATATGCAGGCGAAGAACTTGTCCTGATCTCCGTATTGAAAGGCTCCATCGTCTTTCTCTCCGATTTGATGAAAGAACTTCACCTGGACGTGGAGATCGGTTTTCTTTACTTGTCCAGTTACCGGGGCAAGACGTCGCCTCAAGGCGGCGTTCAGGAATATCTGCTGCCTTTTCCGGAAATCGCAGGACGCCACGCGCTGTTGGTTGAAGACATCCTCGACACCGGCGCCAGCCTCGCCTACGCCTGGGACCGCTGCCTGGCGAAGCATCCGCGTTCGCTGAAAACCTGCGTGCTTCTCGTTAAGGAAGGCGCGGAAAAAGAAGGCGTTCCCAAAGCCGATTTCCGCGGCTTCGACATCCCTAATGTCTTTGTCGTAGGATACGGTTTGGATTATAAGGAAAAATACCGCCAACTTCCCTGCATCGCCGTTCCCGATATGGGCAAGTGA
- a CDS encoding tetratricopeptide repeat protein — translation MNSISVFLGGNKSYSLSLFFLFFLSFSCSAPTQEARTLDVEKLLADKTIDEVKSILRKTLAEYPKDVNLLYNLASIERMEGDANSAKNTALKALTGAPSDDSILLLLAEISLDRGDVEESLSYFNRLGETGLRQARAQWVYGVIRSRFGDWNQAEGCFRTAISLGEKTGSAKAALALSLLKQGKIDEAKILLQELENEKPQSPQTLQQIAESYLALGDALKAKELADELTRQRSQDANAWSLAGRAEMILLRFGESESSFTRANACPNAAPWNKVEYAEMLFAAHRENEALNQAMEAEEELSTQNIAIRNPALYNLLATLYARRGQVLLAQKYLKQSLLIDNKQIKVRQLIQQISTAKAEVPSAAPIPINSPAAAPLPSSATP, via the coding sequence ATGAATTCCATTTCAGTATTTCTCGGCGGGAATAAATCCTATAGCCTTTCCCTCTTTTTTTTATTTTTCTTATCGTTTTCCTGTTCCGCGCCCACGCAAGAAGCGCGAACTCTCGACGTGGAAAAATTGCTCGCCGACAAAACGATCGACGAAGTCAAATCCATCTTAAGAAAAACCTTGGCGGAATATCCCAAAGACGTCAATCTGCTCTATAATCTCGCTTCCATCGAACGTATGGAAGGAGACGCCAATAGCGCCAAGAACACGGCGCTGAAAGCGTTGACGGGAGCGCCTTCGGACGATTCCATCCTGCTATTGCTGGCGGAAATTTCTCTGGACAGGGGAGACGTGGAAGAAAGTTTATCCTACTTCAATCGCCTCGGCGAAACGGGGCTTCGCCAGGCTCGCGCTCAATGGGTTTACGGCGTCATCCGCTCCCGCTTTGGCGACTGGAACCAGGCGGAAGGATGCTTCCGGACCGCGATATCGTTAGGCGAAAAAACCGGTTCCGCCAAAGCAGCGCTGGCGTTGAGCCTGTTGAAGCAAGGGAAAATCGACGAGGCGAAAATCCTTTTGCAGGAGTTGGAAAACGAAAAGCCTCAATCGCCCCAAACCCTTCAGCAAATCGCCGAAAGCTATCTTGCTCTCGGCGACGCCTTAAAAGCCAAGGAATTGGCCGATGAATTGACTCGGCAGCGATCTCAGGACGCCAACGCCTGGTCTTTGGCGGGGAGAGCGGAAATGATCCTGCTCCGGTTCGGCGAATCGGAAAGTTCCTTCACCCGCGCCAACGCCTGCCCCAACGCTGCGCCTTGGAATAAGGTGGAATATGCGGAAATGCTCTTCGCCGCCCATCGCGAAAATGAAGCCCTCAACCAGGCGATGGAAGCGGAAGAAGAACTATCCACTCAAAATATCGCCATTCGCAATCCTGCGCTCTATAACCTCCTCGCCACGCTTTACGCCCGCCGGGGCCAGGTTCTTTTAGCGCAGAAATACTTAAAGCAATCGCTGTTGATCGACAACAAGCAGATCAAGGTTCGCCAGTTGATTCAACAAATCTCCACGGCGAAAGCGGAAGTCCCCAGCGCCGCTCCCATCCCCATAAATTCTCCCGCCGCTGCGCCTCTTCCTTCGTCGGCAACGCCATGA
- a CDS encoding polyphenol oxidase family protein, which yields MELIRSILLDTIPRLKHGFFYPGLNGGAQDNFSFRNGSKEYVLNARERACGLLGIRHEHLTHVYQEHGSTIWNIGPAQLGAGAMNGEGQAGRGDAMIAQTPEIPLAILTADCLPIFFAHGSGQVVGLTHAGWRGTVEAIARKTVERLARDYGVAPGELFVWIGPGICGECFEVGEDVWRIFEEAWGSVNAGFHLQRRAIDLKEINRRQLVMAGVKEENIETALQCTMCDHRFFSYRRDGPGIGHNLAVIQRGRL from the coding sequence ATGGAACTTATACGATCGATTCTTCTCGATACAATCCCTCGTTTAAAGCATGGTTTTTTCTATCCAGGTCTGAACGGCGGAGCCCAGGATAATTTCAGTTTCAGAAACGGATCGAAAGAATACGTATTGAACGCCCGCGAACGCGCATGCGGTCTCTTGGGCATTCGGCATGAGCATTTGACGCACGTCTACCAGGAGCATGGTTCGACGATTTGGAACATCGGTCCTGCCCAACTCGGAGCGGGGGCCATGAATGGAGAAGGCCAGGCGGGACGGGGGGACGCCATGATCGCCCAAACGCCCGAAATTCCTTTGGCTATCCTGACGGCGGATTGTCTGCCCATTTTCTTCGCGCATGGTTCCGGCCAGGTCGTTGGATTAACGCACGCCGGGTGGCGCGGAACCGTGGAGGCGATCGCCCGGAAAACGGTCGAACGGTTGGCGCGAGATTATGGTGTTGCGCCGGGGGAGCTTTTTGTCTGGATCGGACCGGGAATTTGCGGCGAATGCTTCGAGGTGGGCGAAGACGTATGGCGGATTTTTGAAGAAGCGTGGGGAAGCGTGAACGCCGGATTTCATCTCCAGCGGCGAGCCATCGATTTGAAAGAGATCAACCGCCGTCAACTTGTTATGGCGGGCGTAAAAGAAGAAAATATCGAGACGGCGCTGCAATGCACAATGTGCGATCACCGGTTTTTCTCGTACCGCCGGGATGGGCCCGGCATAGGACATAATCTGGCGGTGATTCAAAGAGGCCGTTTATGA
- a CDS encoding BNR repeat-containing protein, which translates to MNYRIYRLLYFIAAFGLLLHGRAAGWSEEIRRIPVAEGLASHPVNGGHCLISDGVYQYLAFYDGDHQMTIAKRKLGENQWEFAKLPERVGWDTHNTILMFLDREGQIHLTGNMHAASLKYYRTKIPGDIQTFQAIHTWTGKYEDRVTYPTLLKRHDGSIHLMYRHGGSGAGMRLLIHYSEKDHQWTGTGEGFISGLLTKPDCNAYPFGGIVEDASGTLHIAWCWRETPDVTTNFNVNYAQSLDGGYTWRKWNGEKLALPIQPENAEVVDLIAQKQGLMNGGSLAIDENGIPYIGYTRFDENGFNQMYAATPQGGVWKAVQLTDWKKQFWFEGRGTIPQYPPIPRISLSPDGTMNIRYANSTAEPNEGCMILTREKLLSLKPGECPIQPIADSSPIVPNIRAVNDGPLPPGQTHYMQQETDIPNRDRKPDNPRQPTMIYLAEVDKTK; encoded by the coding sequence ATGAATTATCGCATCTATCGATTATTATATTTCATCGCCGCTTTTGGACTGCTCTTGCATGGGCGAGCGGCGGGTTGGAGCGAAGAGATTCGCCGCATTCCCGTCGCCGAAGGATTGGCCTCGCATCCGGTCAACGGCGGCCATTGCCTTATCTCCGACGGGGTGTATCAATACCTCGCCTTTTACGACGGCGATCATCAAATGACCATAGCGAAGCGGAAACTGGGCGAAAACCAGTGGGAATTCGCCAAACTGCCCGAGCGCGTGGGATGGGATACCCACAATACGATCCTGATGTTTCTCGACCGGGAGGGTCAAATCCACCTCACGGGCAATATGCACGCCGCTTCTCTTAAGTATTACCGCACGAAAATACCCGGCGACATCCAAACCTTCCAGGCCATTCATACTTGGACGGGAAAATACGAAGATCGCGTAACCTATCCCACACTGTTGAAACGCCATGACGGCTCCATCCATCTCATGTACCGTCACGGCGGCAGCGGCGCGGGAATGCGCCTTTTGATTCATTATTCCGAAAAGGATCATCAATGGACGGGAACCGGCGAAGGCTTTATCAGCGGCCTGCTGACTAAGCCGGACTGCAACGCTTATCCCTTCGGGGGCATCGTCGAAGACGCTTCGGGAACGCTGCACATCGCCTGGTGCTGGCGGGAAACGCCGGATGTAACGACAAACTTCAACGTCAATTACGCCCAAAGCCTAGACGGCGGATATACCTGGCGAAAGTGGAACGGCGAGAAATTGGCGCTGCCTATTCAGCCGGAAAACGCGGAAGTTGTCGATCTTATTGCGCAAAAACAAGGCTTGATGAATGGGGGTTCATTGGCCATTGATGAAAATGGAATTCCTTATATCGGCTATACCCGCTTCGATGAAAATGGATTCAATCAAATGTACGCCGCCACGCCGCAAGGCGGAGTCTGGAAAGCCGTCCAATTGACGGATTGGAAAAAACAATTTTGGTTTGAAGGCAGAGGCACAATCCCCCAATATCCCCCCATTCCCCGCATCTCTCTGTCCCCGGATGGAACGATGAACATTCGCTATGCGAACTCTACTGCGGAACCCAATGAAGGCTGCATGATTCTCACTCGCGAGAAGTTATTATCTCTGAAGCCCGGCGAATGCCCAATCCAACCGATAGCCGATTCGTCGCCCATCGTTCCCAATATCCGCGCCGTCAACGATGGACCGCTGCCGCCAGGCCAGACGCATTATATGCAGCAGGAAACGGATATTCCCAACCGCGACCGCAAGCCGGACAATCCCCGGCAACCGACGATGATTTATTTGGCGGAAGTGGATAAAACGAAATAA
- a CDS encoding metallophosphoesterase, translating into MPNMFHAPIHRRDFLRVSMTALGTAAFGVRSASGAESVRWAFVSDTHVPQDPANEYRGFRPYDQFKTAVSQLIAAKPDGAVITGDLARLEGFPGDYANLKELLQPAAEQMPICLALGNHDDRENFNKAFDRFHGEKQSVKGKHVLVVDAPPVRFLIMDSNQYTNRVAGHLGQAQREWLKDYLQASDETPTLLFFHHTLGEGDGELLDVIQLFRIVQLFKKVKAIFFGHSHVYRYDVMDGIHLVNLPATGYNFADAEPVGWVEAVVKADGGDFTLRAFGGNRESDGKTTSLAWRV; encoded by the coding sequence ATGCCTAATATGTTTCACGCCCCAATCCACCGCCGCGATTTTCTGCGCGTTTCGATGACGGCTCTCGGAACGGCCGCTTTTGGCGTTCGTTCCGCCTCGGGAGCGGAAAGCGTCCGCTGGGCTTTCGTTTCGGATACTCATGTTCCGCAAGACCCCGCCAATGAATATCGCGGATTCCGCCCTTACGATCAATTCAAAACCGCCGTCTCCCAGTTGATCGCCGCCAAGCCGGACGGCGCCGTCATCACTGGCGACTTGGCGCGGCTGGAGGGATTTCCTGGAGATTACGCCAATCTGAAAGAATTGCTGCAACCGGCGGCGGAGCAGATGCCGATCTGCCTGGCGCTGGGAAACCACGATGACCGCGAAAATTTCAATAAAGCGTTCGATCGTTTCCACGGGGAGAAGCAATCCGTAAAAGGAAAACACGTTCTCGTCGTCGATGCGCCGCCGGTTCGTTTCTTGATTATGGATTCTAATCAATATACCAACCGCGTCGCCGGCCATTTGGGCCAGGCGCAACGGGAGTGGCTGAAAGATTATTTGCAGGCCAGCGACGAAACGCCGACGCTTTTGTTCTTCCATCACACTCTGGGAGAAGGGGATGGGGAATTGCTGGACGTTATTCAACTTTTCCGCATCGTGCAGCTTTTCAAAAAAGTAAAAGCGATTTTCTTCGGCCATTCGCACGTCTACCGATATGACGTAATGGATGGGATTCATCTCGTCAATCTTCCGGCAACGGGTTATAATTTTGCCGACGCGGAGCCTGTGGGGTGGGTGGAAGCCGTCGTGAAGGCGGACGGCGGCGATTTTACCCTGCGCGCTTTCGGTGGAAATAGAGAATCGGACGGGAAGACTACGTCGTTGGCGTGGCGAGTCTGA
- the hemB gene encoding porphobilinogen synthase → MNYAMTKRPRRLRMNARLRDMVRENHVRADDLIYPMFVTYQLGAKIPISSMPDNYQWGIDRLTQECMRIEQLGVPAVILFGIPEEKDEMGTQAHSASGVIPRAVEAIKKACSSLIVMTDVCLCEYTSHGHCGVLDGETILNDETVEILCKEALAHARAGADVIAPSDMMDGRVGAIRSALDGAGFAYTPILSYAVKYASGFYGPFRDAVESAPKFGDRRSHQMDPPNRREAFRQAELDVQAGADIIMVKPGLPYLDIVRDMRDRFDLPIAVYNVSGEFAMVKAAAQKGWIDERRVVMEAMMAFKRAGADMILTYHAPNVAQWLKE, encoded by the coding sequence ATGAATTATGCCATGACGAAACGGCCCCGGCGGCTGCGTATGAATGCGCGTCTGCGCGACATGGTGCGGGAAAACCACGTACGCGCTGACGACCTGATCTATCCCATGTTCGTCACCTATCAGCTGGGAGCGAAGATTCCTATCTCCTCCATGCCGGATAACTACCAATGGGGCATAGACCGATTGACCCAAGAATGCATGCGCATCGAACAGTTGGGCGTTCCCGCCGTTATCCTTTTCGGCATTCCGGAAGAGAAGGACGAGATGGGGACGCAGGCGCATAGCGCCAGCGGGGTGATTCCGCGCGCGGTGGAAGCAATCAAGAAAGCCTGTTCTTCCCTGATCGTCATGACGGACGTTTGTCTCTGCGAATACACATCCCATGGCCATTGCGGCGTACTGGACGGCGAGACGATTCTCAACGACGAAACCGTGGAAATCCTATGCAAAGAAGCCCTGGCCCATGCGCGGGCGGGCGCCGACGTTATTGCGCCGTCGGATATGATGGACGGGCGCGTGGGCGCTATCCGCTCCGCGCTGGACGGGGCGGGATTCGCCTATACGCCGATTCTATCCTATGCCGTTAAATATGCGTCGGGATTCTACGGCCCCTTTCGCGACGCGGTGGAATCAGCGCCGAAATTCGGCGATCGCCGTTCGCACCAGATGGACCCGCCCAACCGCCGCGAAGCGTTCCGCCAAGCGGAATTGGACGTTCAGGCGGGAGCGGACATCATCATGGTCAAACCGGGATTGCCCTATCTCGACATTGTCCGCGATATGCGCGATCGTTTCGATTTGCCCATCGCCGTATATAATGTCAGCGGCGAGTTCGCTATGGTCAAAGCCGCCGCGCAAAAAGGCTGGATCGATGAGCGGCGCGTCGTGATGGAAGCCATGATGGCCTTCAAGCGCGCCGGCGCCGACATGATTCTGACCTATCACGCTCCCAATGTAGCGCAATGGCTGAAAGAGTAA
- a CDS encoding sugar phosphate isomerase/epimerase family protein, which produces MSISRRNFIASGAAAGAAMMTGASKASAIEVKGVDKNGKGVLNLSSQDGVIPGKTLEEKLDKMEKWGFVGVEFWGGKLWERVEQIESALKGRSIRVSAICAGFDGAPAAHEPSERRRAVESIKKILPAAGELGSTGLIIVPAFNSQTSLGVVGARYVFMDIASELGDAAKAAGTRILLEPLNRGESWYLRQLSDAAAICKEANNPGLCMMGDFYHMGVEEPCDYAAFISCRNYVHHVHLASRPHRKQPGYDQGDDFRPGFRALKEIGYQDFCSLECGIEGKPDEEIPKAVAFLRQQWEES; this is translated from the coding sequence ATGTCCATCAGCCGAAGAAATTTTATTGCAAGTGGAGCCGCCGCAGGCGCGGCGATGATGACGGGAGCGTCCAAAGCTTCCGCCATCGAAGTTAAAGGCGTCGATAAGAACGGAAAAGGCGTTTTGAATTTATCTTCGCAAGACGGCGTCATTCCGGGGAAAACGCTGGAAGAAAAACTCGATAAGATGGAAAAATGGGGCTTCGTTGGCGTCGAGTTTTGGGGCGGCAAACTTTGGGAAAGAGTGGAGCAAATCGAATCGGCGTTGAAAGGCCGCTCCATCCGCGTCAGCGCCATCTGCGCTGGATTCGACGGCGCGCCCGCCGCTCACGAACCCAGCGAACGCAGGCGGGCGGTGGAGAGCATCAAGAAGATTCTTCCCGCCGCCGGCGAATTGGGCTCCACGGGATTAATCATCGTACCCGCGTTCAACAGCCAGACGTCTCTCGGCGTTGTTGGGGCGCGCTACGTCTTTATGGATATCGCGAGCGAACTGGGCGACGCCGCCAAAGCGGCGGGAACGCGTATTCTCCTTGAACCGTTGAATCGCGGCGAGAGCTGGTATCTGCGGCAACTTTCGGACGCCGCCGCCATCTGCAAGGAAGCCAATAATCCCGGCCTTTGCATGATGGGCGACTTTTATCATATGGGCGTCGAGGAGCCGTGCGATTACGCCGCTTTTATTTCTTGCAGGAACTATGTGCATCACGTCCACTTGGCCAGCCGTCCTCACCGCAAGCAGCCCGGCTACGATCAAGGCGACGACTTCCGTCCCGGCTTTCGAGCGTTGAAAGAGATCGGCTATCAGGATTTTTGCAGCCTGGAATGCGGCATCGAAGGCAAGCCCGACGAAGAGATTCCCAAAGCCGTCGCATTTCTGCGCCAGCAGTGGGAAGAATCCTGA
- a CDS encoding site-specific DNA-methyltransferase: MHRIPDPTHWPSEWINRIVQNDALRALRQLPDECAALAVTSPPYWNVIDYSVDGQIGHSEYEQYINDLLPVWREACRVLIPNGKLAIVAPIMPIPKKVINEQHTRHLKNISSDIEHSILGAIPELKRFSLFIWQKQTTEKMFGSYPYPPNIYEDNTIEFINVMVKDGVPPSIPKEAKEPSKLIQEEWRNLTMQVWPIYPADVKRSGGHPCPFPVVLPQRLILMYTFRRAPEADFAGDIVLDMFNGTGATCLAANATGRNYIGIDLNQEYCNAAQARVRVEAVDFYNILLEGAKVKKPRNSRIVQPFLDECL; this comes from the coding sequence ATGCATCGAATTCCCGATCCTACCCATTGGCCTTCCGAGTGGATCAATCGGATTGTGCAAAACGACGCGCTGCGCGCTCTTCGGCAATTGCCGGACGAGTGCGCGGCGCTGGCCGTTACCAGTCCGCCTTATTGGAACGTCATCGACTACAGCGTCGATGGTCAAATCGGACATAGCGAGTATGAGCAATATATAAACGACTTGCTGCCCGTGTGGCGCGAAGCCTGCCGCGTACTCATTCCCAACGGCAAGCTGGCCATCGTTGCGCCTATCATGCCCATTCCCAAAAAAGTCATCAACGAGCAACATACCCGCCACCTGAAAAACATTAGCAGCGATATCGAGCATTCCATCCTCGGCGCCATCCCGGAATTGAAGCGCTTCAGCCTGTTCATCTGGCAAAAGCAGACAACGGAAAAGATGTTCGGAAGTTATCCTTATCCTCCCAACATCTACGAAGACAACACCATCGAATTTATCAACGTCATGGTCAAGGACGGCGTCCCACCTTCCATCCCCAAAGAAGCGAAGGAGCCAAGCAAACTAATCCAGGAGGAATGGCGCAATCTTACCATGCAGGTCTGGCCCATCTACCCGGCGGACGTGAAGCGCTCCGGCGGCCATCCTTGTCCTTTTCCCGTAGTTTTGCCCCAGCGGTTGATTCTGATGTATACCTTTCGCCGCGCGCCGGAAGCTGATTTTGCGGGCGATATTGTGCTCGATATGTTCAATGGAACCGGCGCTACATGCCTCGCCGCCAACGCTACAGGACGCAATTACATCGGCATCGACCTCAACCAAGAGTATTGCAACGCCGCTCAAGCGCGAGTGCGCGTCGAAGCCGTGGATTTCTATAACATCCTCCTGGAAGGCGCCAAAGTCAAAAAGCCCCGCAACAGCCGCATCGTTCAACCGTTTTTGGACGAGTGCCTTTAA